One segment of Streptosporangium brasiliense DNA contains the following:
- a CDS encoding TIGR04028 family ABC transporter substrate-binding protein → MASAAVLAAVGLLGACGGESAPSGAKASGGPVYGGTLTYLEHQAPTCLYLPAAGFYPNGGVLNQLTDKLTWQNPKTLEIEPWIATSWEVNADATEYTFHLREGVTFSDGSPLDASAVAANFDVYGLGDPDLKLPPAEFVNNYDRSQVVDPRTVKFFFKQPSPGFLQGTSVVGAGLVAKSTISRPYEEQCQLKNIVGSGPFTVARQVVDKEIDLAVRKDYDWAPASSAHQGRAYLDAVKMIVTPEDNVRVGALTSGQADYVRYVQAYDEETVKNAGFTVYAEPTRGVNNGLYLRPANSILSDVKVRRALQAGTDAKEVVDTLFTPGYPVATSVLSHLAQGYVDLSGKLAYDPDRANALLEEAGWARGAGGVRRKDGRELTLGVFVSGPQPLSKQTLELVAQQWAKIGVKLEIRPADAGTQAVDIKNAEKTAIAHSMVGRADQDVIKSHFHTKNRDVILSDDPKLDRLLEQESAAADRTARNAKVAEIQRYVVDQGYAIPLFEEPQVYGAAPYVRGVTFEAVARPVFYSVWLSDQTGR, encoded by the coding sequence ATGGCGAGCGCCGCCGTGCTCGCCGCCGTGGGGCTCCTCGGCGCCTGCGGCGGGGAGAGCGCGCCCAGCGGCGCGAAGGCCTCCGGCGGACCGGTGTACGGGGGCACGCTGACATACCTGGAGCACCAGGCACCGACCTGCCTCTACCTGCCGGCCGCGGGCTTCTACCCGAACGGCGGCGTGCTCAACCAGCTCACCGACAAGCTCACCTGGCAGAACCCCAAGACGCTGGAGATCGAGCCGTGGATCGCCACCTCCTGGGAGGTCAACGCCGACGCCACCGAATACACCTTCCACCTCCGCGAGGGCGTGACCTTCAGTGACGGCAGCCCGCTCGACGCGTCGGCCGTCGCCGCGAACTTCGACGTCTACGGCCTCGGCGACCCGGACCTGAAGCTGCCGCCGGCCGAGTTCGTGAACAACTACGACCGCAGCCAGGTCGTCGACCCGCGCACCGTGAAGTTCTTCTTCAAGCAGCCCTCCCCCGGCTTCCTCCAGGGCACCTCGGTCGTCGGCGCCGGCCTCGTGGCCAAGTCGACGATCTCGCGCCCCTACGAGGAGCAGTGCCAGCTCAAGAACATCGTCGGCTCCGGGCCGTTCACCGTGGCCCGCCAGGTCGTCGACAAGGAGATCGACCTGGCCGTCCGTAAGGACTACGACTGGGCGCCGGCGTCCTCGGCGCACCAAGGGCGCGCCTACCTCGACGCGGTCAAGATGATCGTGACGCCGGAGGACAACGTGCGTGTCGGCGCACTGACCTCCGGGCAGGCCGACTATGTGCGCTACGTGCAGGCGTACGACGAGGAGACGGTGAAGAACGCCGGTTTCACCGTCTACGCGGAACCGACCCGGGGCGTCAACAACGGCCTCTACCTGCGGCCGGCCAACAGCATCCTGAGTGACGTCAAGGTCCGCAGGGCGCTGCAGGCCGGCACCGACGCCAAGGAGGTCGTGGACACCCTGTTCACCCCGGGCTACCCGGTCGCGACCTCCGTGCTCAGCCATCTGGCGCAGGGCTACGTCGACCTGTCCGGGAAGCTGGCCTACGACCCGGACAGGGCCAACGCGCTGCTGGAGGAGGCCGGCTGGGCCCGCGGCGCCGGCGGCGTCCGCCGGAAGGACGGGCGGGAGCTGACGCTGGGCGTCTTCGTCTCCGGCCCGCAGCCGCTGTCGAAGCAGACGCTCGAACTGGTCGCCCAGCAGTGGGCCAAGATCGGCGTGAAGCTGGAGATCCGGCCCGCCGACGCCGGCACGCAGGCGGTGGACATCAAGAACGCGGAGAAGACGGCCATCGCGCACTCCATGGTCGGCCGTGCCGACCAGGACGTGATCAAGAGCCACTTCCACACCAAGAACCGCGACGTCATCCTCTCCGACGACCCCAAACTGGACCGCCTGCTGGAGCAGGAGTCCGCGGCCGCCGACAGGACCGCGCGCAACGCGAAGGTCGCCGAGATCCAGCGCTACGTGGTCGACCAGGGCTACGCGATCCCGCTGTTCGAGGAGCCGCAGGTGTACGGCGCCGCGCCGTACGTGCGGGGCGTCACCTTCGAGGCGGTCGCCCGGCCGGTCTTCTACTCGGTCTGGCTGTCGGATCAGACAGGCCGATGA